The Chondrinema litorale genome includes the window CTACGCTCTTTGGTACACTTCTACTAGGAGTATCTGCAAAATGTCCGGCTACCACATCCATATCGCCATCACCATCTACATCGGCTTTTATAAGTGCTAGACTTTTAATCGGAATATTTCTATTTAGATTGTATGATTTAAACTTAAACTCTTCACTATCAATATTTTCCAGATATAAAAAAGATTCATCTACAAGCTCATTAAAATCTGGAAAAAATGCAGTTGCAACCAAATCAATATCTCCATCTTTATCAAAATCTTCTGCTAAGACTTTTGTTACACCATATATTGGGTAAAAGAAACTTTCATTAAATGAACCTTTACCATTATTCAAATGAATTCTAATACCATGATAAGGTTTTAAAATATTTGAATAGTCTGCATTATCACCATGCACTGTAATTATATCAGTAAAACCGTCTTGGTTATAATCTGTCAACACCATGTCAGTTGTACCATAATGTGGTGGGAAACGCAATATTCGTTTATTCTTAAATTTTAAATTATCTTTTTGGTAAAAAATATAAACACTCTCATCTCCTTGGGCAAACATTGCAATAATATCCTTTTTGCCATCTCCATCTATATCTTTTACTTGACAGTTTATAGCACCAGGCATACCAAATAAAACTTTCTCCGAATATCCATCCGAATCATCTTTTGTAAATAAAGACAACGATCCAATTCTGTTTCCATAATTACAAACAATAAATTCAGGCTCGCCATCATCATCTAAATCTTCTACAACCGAATTTACTGGTCTATGTAAAGATGATAGTAATGTACTGGAATTACCATTTTCATATTTCACAAATGATCCCGTACTTAATTCTGTTGGATACAAACTTCCTATTTCTGTAAAATAGGTTTTATCATGGTCAAAAGAAAAATCTACAGTTGGACTATTAGTTTTTACCTCATTGATAATTCCTTTAGGATATTGCCATGTATAAACACTATTGTAATAATCGCCAAACCATAGAGTCTTGGTCTCATTATTATATTTAAGACTGGTAATTAATGAAGGCTTTTCATCTTCCAGTTTAATATCATGAGCTACAAAATTCTTTAAAGGCAAATTTCTAGTTAAGCGCTCTTCGTCAACTGGAATGCTTTCAGGTGCATTTTCAACTATATAATCAACGAGTTGCTGCCACTCATCAAAACTCAGTAATGGCTGAGATGGGATTATATGATTCTTGTTTATTACTTCTTGTTCTTCTTTAGATAATCCACCAAGTGGATCTATTCCTGGATAAACAATACCCATCCGAGTTGCCATAGCTGGCAATACATTATTTCGCCAAATTTCTTTGCTAAGGCTCTTAGGATCAGGTCGTAAATGACAAATAGCGCAATACCTCAAATATAATTCTTGGCCTTTATCGCGATTGGTTTCAGAATTTTGGACGTAAGTAAAAGAGCTAAAGCTTTTCCATAAGATAATGGATATAAGCCCTGCTAAAGGGAATATCTTTATAGTCATCAATTTTAGTTATTGTGCTTATTGATTGTAAACAAGTACATGCCAACAACCATAAGCTTATTCATAGCTGGTTTCGTGCTTAAATGTAGTGATGGAAGAGTTAAAAAAGCGTGTATGTGTATGTAATTTTTAAAGAAAGCACAAAATAAATTAGCATATAGCCTATAACATCCCACACAAAACAAAAAGGTGATTTTCTTGAAGTAAATCACCTTTTTTTATGATTATAATATTGGAGCATTGCAGCAAAAAAGGTCAAAAAGCCCGTATTGGCTAAAAAACACTAACACATTAATTTTATGAGAAACACACTATTGATGATCGTGATAGCTTGCATGGCTTTTACATGTGATGAAAATGAAGAAGTAGAATTAACTGCCGGCATTGTTGGTAAATGGAAACTAAAAGAAATCTATGCTGACCCAGGAAATGGAAGCGGGAAATTTAATGAGGTTGAAAGTGACAAAACAATTACCTTTTTAGCAAGTAATGAAGTTTCAACCAACGAAAGCCTATGCAATTTAGGTAATAACTCAAATGGCTCTTCAACTGGAATTTATTCACTACAAGATTCTACCATTACACCCACAGATTGTGATTATGGAGATTTTAAGATTCATTTTGTTGTGGAGAGTTCTTATTTGATTTTGTATTACCCATGTATTGAAGGATGTGGAGAAAAGTATGAGAAAGTGAGTAATTAAACTCAAAGTTAAAATCAGTTAAAAAATGTCTGCTTAGTTAATCGGTTTGTCATTCAGAAGTTATCTAAAGTTTTGGTTTGGCCTTGAACATAGCTTTAAATAACTCTAAAAAATCTCTGATAACTAACTCAAACATGACAAACAAACTCATTACGATTCTAAGCGCATTTTTACTTTTTAGCAGTTCTGCTTATTCTCAAAAAACTTATTTATCTGTAGAAGCCGGTAGTTTTTTAACTTCTGGTAATTTTGAAGATGGTATTTTTGGTGGCGCAGCATTTACTTATCGATTTAATGAATTAATTAGCGCTTCAATTCATACTCATGTAAACCATGTTAATTGGACTGATTCAGAATTTGATTTTGAACACTGGAAAGATATTTCTGAAACTAACATTAGCAATACAATTCCTACAGTTTCTTTTGGCCCTGAACTAAATATTGAAATTGCAGATGATATGTATTTGCTCTTTTCACCAAAGGTTGGTTATGCATGGCAAACAGCCAAATCAACCTACTATGAATTTGAAACTTCTAACACCTCAGGATTCGATAATTATCAAGTCACCACTTATCAAAATAGCAAAAATGACCAATCTTTTTATTATGGATTTGACTTAGGCATTCGCTTTTATCCAAAAGATGAAAGAATAGTTTTTGGTATTTATACAAGCTATGACGCCCTCAATTTAGCTGAAAATCTGAATGGGATTGAGCTTAAACCTAATAAATACTTATCGGATAATTCGAAGGCCAACATGCTGAGATTGACATTTAAAATTGGTTGGACTTTGTCTAAAAAACAATAACTTAGCTTAACTACTTCAATCATTAATTTTTGCTATGTTTCATGATATTTTTGCTCCTAAACTTTATCCAATTAGTTATATTGTTTTAGTGATGTTAGTCTCCAATAGCTTAAAGGCTCAAGATTTAATCCCTTTAAAATTAGATAATTACTGGGTTTACGAACAAAAAACCATTTATTATGATGGCTCAGAAGAGATAGATACCATCACCAATTCGATAAAGGAAGTTTTAAAATTCAACAATCAAGATTGGTATGTTTTAAACGAATTTGGTGATGATTTTACAGTAAGAAATACTGCTGAAGGGCAAGTGGAATTGGACACTTTCGCTACAGATCAGAAAGGAAATTATGAAGAAATTCTATTTTATAAAAAACCTGATAAAACCCAAGATTTAGAATACATCACCTATGAGGTAAACCATATAAAAGTTTATAAAGGTGTTGAAAAGATCAAAACTCCAGTAGGCAAATTTAAATGCCATAAATATGAGATTATAACCGAAGATATGCCAAATGAAAAAATAGAAACATACATCAGTGTTGGCACAGGCATCATTTACCAAAAGTGGACTCAAAAAGATGCCATAGTTTTTTCGACATTGATTGATTTTAAGATAAAGTAGCTAATGAGCAAATTGAAATTATTTTTGCTTCAAATACTCAGCTACTTCAGTTTTGTTTTCTCTTTCAGCAATGCTAAGTGCTGAGTCTCCATTTTCCATTTTGAGTTCAGTGTCTGCACCATTTTCAACAAGTAACTTCACTAATTCTAGATTTCCTCTGTGGGATGCTGAATGCAATGCCGTTACGTTTTGCATTTGAACTGCATTTACATTTACGCCAAAATCTATCAGTTTTTTGCATAAATCAAGATTCTCTTTGGCAACAGCAGAATGTAATGCATTTACTTTCGAAGGATTTGTAGCCTGCAAGTTTGGATCAGCGCCATTTTCTAGCAACAAAATGGCAATCTCAGTTTGATCAAAAAATGCTGCTAGTGACAAAGGTGTAAAACCATCACTAGAATATAAGTTTACAAAGGCTTTATCTTTGTTATTTAAATATTCTCCTACAATTGCTATTTGTCCTGATACAATAGCTTCATGAAAAGTGAAAGCTTTTTTGAGTGAAATAGCTTCTTCTAAAGCAGATTGTAAACCACTATAAGCAATAAGCATAAAACCTGAGCTTCCGTTTTTGTCGCTAGTTTCCAAAATTTCTGGTTTAGCTTGAATTAATGCAATGGTTTTAGAAATATCTTTTTGTTTTAATACAGATTTAATTGAGTCGATCATATCGCTTGCCTTGAGTGTAAATGAGACTAAAATACAAATGGTAAATACTGATGCTGCTTTCATTTTTTCTTTTTGTCAAAAGAAATAGAATACACAGTTTTAGGCTTACTATATATCACCATTTTATACTTAGATGGAGATACTCCCACAATAGTTTTAAAATAAAAGCTAAAATTACTAATACTTGAATATCCCACACTCATAGCAATTTCATTAATAGGTTTATCTGTTTCTTTAAGCTGCTTACAAGCTTCAGATATCCTCAGATGCGAAATATATTTGAATGGCGACGTGCCAAACACTTGGCTAAAACATCGCAAAAAATGATTTTCTGAAAGAAGTGCCACTATCGAAATCTGCTGAAGGCTGAGATCATCTGCAAAGTTGGAATCTATAAATTCTTTAGCTAAATGGAGTCGCTCATAAATTTCTATTCGGGTCGATTTTTTCTTTAACACAAGTTTATCAGATTCACGAAGAGC containing:
- a CDS encoding ankyrin repeat domain-containing protein; amino-acid sequence: MKAASVFTICILVSFTLKASDMIDSIKSVLKQKDISKTIALIQAKPEILETSDKNGSSGFMLIAYSGLQSALEEAISLKKAFTFHEAIVSGQIAIVGEYLNNKDKAFVNLYSSDGFTPLSLAAFFDQTEIAILLLENGADPNLQATNPSKVNALHSAVAKENLDLCKKLIDFGVNVNAVQMQNVTALHSASHRGNLELVKLLVENGADTELKMENGDSALSIAERENKTEVAEYLKQK
- a CDS encoding FG-GAP repeat domain-containing protein → MTIKIFPLAGLISIILWKSFSSFTYVQNSETNRDKGQELYLRYCAICHLRPDPKSLSKEIWRNNVLPAMATRMGIVYPGIDPLGGLSKEEQEVINKNHIIPSQPLLSFDEWQQLVDYIVENAPESIPVDEERLTRNLPLKNFVAHDIKLEDEKPSLITSLKYNNETKTLWFGDYYNSVYTWQYPKGIINEVKTNSPTVDFSFDHDKTYFTEIGSLYPTELSTGSFVKYENGNSSTLLSSLHRPVNSVVEDLDDDGEPEFIVCNYGNRIGSLSLFTKDDSDGYSEKVLFGMPGAINCQVKDIDGDGKKDIIAMFAQGDESVYIFYQKDNLKFKNKRILRFPPHYGTTDMVLTDYNQDGFTDIITVHGDNADYSNILKPYHGIRIHLNNGKGSFNESFFYPIYGVTKVLAEDFDKDGDIDLVATAFFPDFNELVDESFLYLENIDSEEFKFKSYNLNRNIPIKSLALIKADVDGDGDMDVVAGHFADTPSRSVPKSVDDKFHSANYGLTVFINQLHKRGESSGFPGY
- a CDS encoding lipocalin family protein; this encodes MRNTLLMIVIACMAFTCDENEEVELTAGIVGKWKLKEIYADPGNGSGKFNEVESDKTITFLASNEVSTNESLCNLGNNSNGSSTGIYSLQDSTITPTDCDYGDFKIHFVVESSYLILYYPCIEGCGEKYEKVSN